One genomic segment of Salarias fasciatus chromosome 8, fSalaFa1.1, whole genome shotgun sequence includes these proteins:
- the LOC115393733 gene encoding LOW QUALITY PROTEIN: butyrophilin subfamily 1 member A1 (The sequence of the model RefSeq protein was modified relative to this genomic sequence to represent the inferred CDS: inserted 2 bases in 2 codons) has protein sequence MMKECLQFLVEPAKKLKIRLKESRKKVKLDKKEPLVESQLFIMELARELNRICQRSNILSHIWTGEDIWPSGVCXDFIVEWAATLEKRVKQKILPSEYQYEKRDWKGHLLCMLEAGGEYDMGPHKRVILDWTREIKARSQPAVWPGEPVLMVLDDLEFQWKRGRLPNLLPAVELILLAVLNADSPVKEDVTKQWLVRKQRNQRIDAVRYIPHGVWNWICDAAEDVKLDPDTANPDLLISDDEKRMRCGLERCDAPCCPRRFNGWWCAVGKEGYASGRHYWEVEVGERDWRLGVAKASAVRRGFRSLNTETGYLTLRLERGTDLKALTVPAAPLPQGLAPRKVGVYLDYEQGQLSFYDVEKRSHLYTYSEAFTEELHPLFGTVEVVXDLVIRPSDLRQPCLCPGPCLWN, from the exons ATGATGAAAGAATGCCTGCAGTTCCTGGTGGAGCCGGCCAAAAAGCTGAAGATCCGACTGAAG gAGTCTCGTAAGAAAGTGAAGCTCGACAAGAAGGAGCCTCTGGTGGAGAGTCAGCTGTTCATCATGGAGCTGGCTCGAGAGCTGAACAGGATCTGTCAG AGGTCAAACATCCTCAGCCACATCTGGACCGGCGAGGACATCTGGCCGTCCGGCGTGT AGGACTTCATCGTGGAGTGGGCGGCCACGCTGGAGAAGAGAGTGAAG CAGAAAATCCTCCCGTCCGAGTACCAGTACGAGAAAAGAGACTGGAAAGGTCACCTTCTGTGCATGCTGGAGGCCGGGGGCGAGTACGACATGGGGCCCCATAAACGGGTCATCCTGGACTGGACGCGGGAGATTAAAGCCAGATCCCAG CCCGCCGTGTGGCCGGGGGAGCCCGTGCTCATGGTGCTGGACGACCTGGAGTTCCAGTGGAAGAGGGGCCGCCTGCCCAACCTGCTGCCGGCCGTGGAGCTCATCCTGCTGGCCGTGCTGAACGCAGACAGCCCCGTGAAG gaggatgTGACGAAGCAGTGGCTGGTTAGGAagcagaggaaccagaggattG ATGCTGTCCGCTACATCCCCCACGGTG TGTGGAACTGGATCTGCGACGCAGCAG AGGACGTCAAGCTGGACCCGGACACCGCCAACCCGGACCTGCTCATCTCCGACGACGAGAAGCGCATGCGCTGCGGCCTGGAGCGCTGCGACGCCCCCTGCTGCCCGCGGCGCTTCAACGGCTGGTGGTGCGCGGTGGGGAAGGAGGGCTACGCCTCCGGGCGGCactactgggaggtggaggtgggcgaGCGGGACTGGCGGCTGGGCGTGGCCAAGGCGTCGGCGGTGAGGCGGGGCTTCCGCTCGCTCAACACGGAGACCGGGTACCTGACCCTGCGTCTGGAGAGAGGCACGGACCTGAAAGCCCTCACCGTGCCCGCCGCCCCGTTGCCCCAGGGCCTGGCGCCCCGGAAGGTGGGGGTGTACCTGGACTACGAGCAGGGCCAGCTGTCCTTCTATGACGTGGAGAAGCGCTCGCACCTCTACACCTACAGCGAGGCGTTCACGGAGGAGCTGCACCCGCTGTTCGGAACTGTGGAGGTGG AGGACCTGGTGATCAGGCCGTCGGACCTCAGACAGCCGTGCCTCTGCCCCGGACCCTGCCTCTGGAACTGA